In Aphis gossypii isolate Hap1 unplaced genomic scaffold, ASM2018417v2 Contig00040, whole genome shotgun sequence, the following proteins share a genomic window:
- the LOC126553009 gene encoding uncharacterized protein LOC126553009, with the protein MINPIAGSETNKKVSSMNYYSYRLMIRENEDNHILKCRRLYHKYVVDMYVKIETERLTFIRLNQTKLRSEEYIHLRDAINTDGNAQNVGRMTILPATYIGSPRHMHEYAQDAMSYVRHYGTADLFITFTCNPQWIEINQELFSGQSPIDRHDITARVFRQKLKSLMDFIVKHNVFGETRCWMYSVEWQKRGLPHAHILIWLVENIRPNEVDVVISAEIPNVQVDPGLHEVVIKNMIHGPCGTLNQNSPCMMDGKCSKRYPRTLISETITGNDGYPLYHRRSTADNGKSTIVKLNQQDIEIDNRWIVPYSPILSKTFKAHINVESCHSVKSIKYICKYVAKGVIWL; encoded by the exons atgataaatcccattgcag GTTCTGAAACCAACAAAAAAGTCAGTTCAATGAACTATTATTCATACCGCCTAATGATTCGGGAAAATGAAGATAATCACATATTGAAATGTCGGCGATTATATCACAAATATGTTGTTGacatgtatgttaaaattgaaacggAAAGATTAACATTCATCAGGTTGAATCAAACCAAACTCCGATCTGAAGAGTATATTCACCTTCGAGATGCGATTAATACTGATGGAAATGCACAGAATGTCGGTCGGATGACTATTCTTCCAGCAACATACATCGGAAGCCCTCGGCATATGCACGAATATGCTCAAGATGCCATGTCGTATGTTCGTCATTATGGTACAGCAGATTTGTTCATCACATTTACATGCAATCCGCAATGGATAGAAATCAATCAGGAGTTATTCTCTGGGCAATCACCCATTGATCGTCATGATATTACAGCCAGAGTCTTTAGACAAAAGTTGAAATCTTTAATGGATTTCATCGTAAAACATAATGTGTTTGGTGAGACACGCTGCTGGATGTATTCTGTGGAGTGGCAGAAACGAGGATTGCCACATGCACACATTTTGATTTGGttggttgaaaatataagGCCAAATGAAGTTGATGTAGTGATATCAGCTGAAATCCCTAATGTACAAGTAGATCCTGGATTGCATGAGGTAGTTATCAAAAACATGATACATGGTCCCTGTGGAActcttaatcaaaattcacCGTGTATGATGGATGGTAAATGTTCAAAACGATATCCACGGACATTAATATCGGAAACAATTACTGGTAATGACGGTTATCCATTGTATCATCGCAGATCGACAGCAGACAATGGAAAATCAACAAttgtcaaattaaatcaacaagaTATTGAAATAGATAATCGTTGGATTGTTCCATATTCACCCATTTTATCAAAGACATTCAAAGCACACATCAACGTTGAATCTTGCCATTCAgtgaaatctattaaatacatttgcaaaTATGTAGCCAAAGGAGTGATATGGCTGTGA